The following are encoded in a window of Merismopedia glauca CCAP 1448/3 genomic DNA:
- a CDS encoding BRO-N domain-containing protein: MSNLSIFQFDSLEIRFVEIEGITYAVGVDVARALGYKDPNAAIRDKVNPEYTCMGKLPMLSSKP, translated from the coding sequence ATGAGCAATTTATCGATATTTCAGTTCGATTCGCTAGAGATTCGCTTTGTGGAAATCGAAGGAATCACCTATGCAGTTGGAGTTGATGTCGCGCGGGCATTGGGGTACAAAGATCCTAATGCTGCCATCAGAGACAAAGTTAATCCTGAATATACCTGCATGGGTAAATTACCCATGCTTTCTTCAAAACCGTGA
- a CDS encoding siphovirus Gp157 family protein yields MIATYTMTKFDDINRATLAELSIAAAELWEQLEELPSGEEQAQDLEKLLQIQDATAEKIDAIAYVADQLKIDLQTWQTRLEKVVELHYSVINKRKRQLEGLKAYLLRLNELGLLENKVMGVERRIDFQNSPPSVELLVEPEELPQEYQSIKVTPKSKEILEAYNRGEDVEAIAKVNQSKHVRFKTIGRK; encoded by the coding sequence GTGATCGCTACTTATACGATGACAAAATTTGACGACATTAACCGCGCCACTTTAGCAGAACTGTCGATAGCCGCAGCAGAGCTATGGGAACAGTTAGAAGAGTTGCCATCCGGCGAAGAACAAGCACAAGATCTCGAAAAACTACTGCAAATCCAAGATGCTACTGCCGAGAAAATCGATGCCATAGCCTACGTTGCTGACCAACTAAAGATAGATTTGCAAACTTGGCAAACCAGGTTAGAAAAAGTCGTAGAGTTGCATTATTCAGTCATAAACAAGCGCAAGAGACAACTAGAAGGACTCAAAGCCTACTTACTTCGCTTAAACGAGCTAGGACTCCTGGAGAATAAGGTAATGGGAGTAGAAAGACGCATCGACTTCCAGAACAGTCCGCCATCTGTAGAACTGTTGGTGGAACCGGAGGAATTACCCCAGGAGTACCAAAGTATTAAGGTTACACCGAAATCTAAGGAGATACTGGAGGCGTACAACAGAGGAGAAGATGTAGAGGCGATAGCCAAAGTTAACCAAAGTAAACACGTTCGGTTTAAAACTATAGGGAGAAAATAG
- a CDS encoding HEPN domain-containing protein: MNQAKRILVQMWLKKAQIDLLVAQKLANDFPDVAIYHCQQSAEKALKGFLILHDRDPGKTHNIDSLLREVGSIRPELPRELKEATKLTQYNQLYRYPEEATEDFNPTPGEVSKAFYTAKAVYEKICEAMPHEILPKPQQKPDIPR; encoded by the coding sequence ATGAACCAAGCAAAGCGAATATTGGTGCAAATGTGGCTCAAAAAAGCCCAAATAGATCTGTTGGTAGCGCAAAAGTTAGCCAATGATTTTCCTGACGTGGCGATTTATCATTGCCAGCAGAGTGCGGAAAAAGCGCTCAAAGGATTTCTAATTCTCCACGATAGAGATCCTGGCAAAACTCACAATATCGATAGTCTACTCAGAGAAGTTGGCAGTATTAGACCAGAGTTGCCCAGAGAACTCAAAGAAGCCACTAAACTCACCCAGTACAACCAATTATACCGTTATCCAGAAGAAGCTACGGAAGACTTCAACCCCACTCCTGGCGAAGTGAGCAAAGCATTCTACACAGCCAAAGCCGTCTACGAGAAGATTTGCGAGGCGATGCCACATGAAATCCTGCCTAAACCACAACAGAAGCCAGATATACCAAGATAA
- a CDS encoding nucleotidyltransferase domain-containing protein, protein MPPVTEELLETITQRLVAELNPESILLFGSYAWGEPNKYSDIDLCVIVPDGIPGFNRVQWAIKGREAIADIDADVDVMVKTRSDVETFKKVKASLTRKIVEEGKVLYEPSKANIGANVAQKSPNRSVGSAKVSQ, encoded by the coding sequence ATGCCCCCTGTAACTGAAGAACTGCTCGAAACCATTACCCAGCGCCTAGTAGCCGAACTGAACCCCGAATCAATATTACTGTTCGGTTCATACGCTTGGGGCGAACCTAATAAGTATAGTGACATCGATTTGTGCGTCATAGTCCCTGATGGAATTCCAGGGTTTAATCGGGTGCAGTGGGCAATCAAAGGTCGAGAAGCAATTGCAGATATTGATGCAGATGTGGATGTGATGGTCAAAACTCGCTCTGATGTAGAAACCTTCAAGAAAGTTAAAGCTTCATTGACTAGAAAAATAGTGGAAGAAGGAAAAGTATTGTATGAACCAAGCAAAGCGAATATTGGTGCAAATGTGGCTCAAAAAAGCCCAAATAGATCTGTTGGTAGCGCAAAAGTTAGCCAATGA
- a CDS encoding DUF6876 family protein, translated as MHITQGIKHLASDRHCYWLIDAIRSYQPQLRKKQDLVEFQLWELTVDLDKSTAVLTCKADKNEPPSVEQHIEFTDYPEKTAKFYVCDDVLMLPEEY; from the coding sequence ATGCACATAACTCAAGGAATCAAGCACTTAGCTTCAGATCGTCACTGTTACTGGCTGATAGATGCAATTAGAAGTTACCAGCCGCAGCTTAGGAAGAAGCAGGATTTGGTCGAATTCCAGCTTTGGGAACTTACTGTAGATCTGGATAAATCGACAGCCGTCTTGACCTGCAAAGCAGATAAAAACGAACCGCCATCGGTAGAACAGCACATCGAGTTCACCGACTATCCCGAAAAGACAGCGAAATTCTACGTTTGCGATGACGTGCTGATGCTACCCGAAGAATATTGA